From a single Bemisia tabaci chromosome 10, PGI_BMITA_v3 genomic region:
- the LOC109036903 gene encoding uncharacterized protein isoform X1: MVVVSHHQTEKIVLKLFPKHYHQLQNGLVPKSHVQDTRLVRGLRRLGADGRLGMRWNSLLQFYYMFWIDRPLYEDFADFELLYGRYIFPSWVWLVSLALDTVLCVKAIWLIISMWRCSEKGVRNFVLVYLSVYLYHLIHWVSFVIGWATKEKQKSRWNQSKFGRPSLDRVNIMLLVWLVLHAIFFTIINTFYALMAGPADLPVCSDISSDEAINEQNRANSIIDKLMMRSESEERKSGRKSSCTTRYKSEHGFRDSSEASTIGESRKRRSRSLSEVTVEPVHGKSRGSKSKTRREESPTERRMVEVSKELEEEAQKRSRSTTAGSLAPGEMREKEKRGISRDRNRGRKAESKTHGASVSFENTPRIRSPDREEGRSRRSVTVALVNEATCKSVSQGRDSRKKGGRSARQSANEEERKSSQRGKTRNQVNNEEKEVIVCNEGVTSSQRSRSRSRVGKKETIGGGKEEGIGKFVPGRELGKSTLASEIIRTCSQGSVGRLDATASKGKSGSTEMLKRRLKDMDRHLNLVPIKLQNKTSERTIAGALLKAKRAALRKPWQPDVSSRMDVGGANKSPALESFKMKLQAALRDSVDSIQRLGNRDMSKQCREAPKNRGTCMQNQKAPEGGGSSMQDLGILESAGACAQDREAVHDGGMPARNQEASERQNREALKSFVTSMQNRVAAGKSRRSTMDPSHFPIMPDIEDMNAITSEIEALKSQLKLTIQSSEDAITRLVIDRAAMLTAKNRSRCRTAQPAKSTEQPSLLSTTRSSSDPSLFKSDSKSNETNNATRISTHDNQMLDTVPDTPLNNAKLSQILTQMSYATPSADALSNGQTSDSDLDPLKSRTAAGRSRSKSMNPDPSIFRIYSSVDAVLSKPKPELDCLFDCSRNNSRGYDSKPKGAPRAAEEIANDKEEKTMTRINATKPSSLDTEPYQNLPDAEPSASRPHAMPRRSRFVDKLDPCRSASSNPSGGPAIKDTDTDEDRERRRMNKAKRCASVAREKGGASSPKRKRTSSNSASRKPRLKTRKNSSPRKSSSDEERKIRRDKPKGRVFSSAVKRNKSAPRTKAVPTTVRTKKLLSGRNFLGIKSKKTKDASSASSVDSIWDFTPKRSVANMFGGRRSNAQLKLDSSRASMRREAKTAAHTSDSDISDGKDRAAAGRSKSRATISTVSSKSSDEKDRVAAGRSKSRSTISTVSSKSSDEKDRVAAGRSKSRASISTVSSKSDSGTSGSLRSTSVRSGDSFKSTPSDDSTRRTNSKSPVRQRSTSTRETKSETSDSSYERRADSTSALSEDSSIKGGKFFSDDQMIDSQTCVCSKRCTVEKCSQTELTGSQIEVKKPFSTCRSRDALMALTARKLTPSRSSCLAVDNVVSETSNKLLDSAICLATLTSQMKRMNRCEKACCMPSKCKRSSSSRCKARCPRKCPSKYSSKCSRESSSKCPPTGLSKCAKPKKCAIAPVRESKLQAQCRKAGALRYEPNHQSAFSMMDEADCGTAKAPMTCPVNVGPRRTTSLFMRDPACAPQECIPISEYQLPPCQLPPCQLPPRQLPPCQLLPCQLPPCHPPPGQRTCLPPNQVTFERQYGTFTSKEDSFPLGETSSSES; this comes from the exons TGTTCGGAGAAAGGGGTACGGAACTTCGTTCTCGTTTATCTAAGTGTCTACTTGTACCACCTCATCCACTGGGTCTCGTTTGTCATCGGATGGGCcacgaaagaaaaacaaaagtctCGATGGAACCAAAGCAAGTTCGGAAGACCGTCGCTCGATCGCGTTAACATCATGCTCCTGGTATGGTTAG TGCTCCACGCTATCTTCTTCACGATAATCAACACTTTCTACGCCCTCATGGCCGGACCCGCCGACTTACCAGTTTGTTCGGATATTTCTTCGGATGAAGCAATAAACGAACAGAACAGAGCCAACAGCATCATCGACAAGCTCATGATGCGAAGCGAGTCCGAGGAAAGAAAGTCAGGTCGTAAATCGAGTTGCACGACGAGGTATAAGAGCGAACACGGATTCCGCGACTCATCGGAAGCTTCGACGATCGGCGAGTCGAGGAAGAGAAGGTCACGATCGCTCAGCGAGGTCACCGTCGAACCGGTTCACGGAAAGTCGCGAGGGAGCAAGTCGAAAACTAGAAGGGAGGAATCTCCAACGGAACGAAGGATGGTTGAAGTGTCGAAGGAGTTGGAGGAAGAAGCGCAGAAGAGGTCAAGGTCAACGACAGCCGGGTCTCTGGCGCCTGGTGAGATGCGGGAAAAAGAGAAGCGGGGCATTTCCCGGGATCGTAACAGAGGTCGCAAGGCGGAGAGTAAAACACACGGGGCCTCGGTTTCGTTCGAAAACACGCCTAGGATAAGGTCACCTGACAGGGAGGAAGGGCGATCCAGGAGAAGCGTCACAGTCGCACTGGTCAATGAAGCAACGTGTAAGTCCGTCAGCCAAGGTAGGGATTCGAGAAAGAAAGGAGGTAGGTCAGCCAGGCAGTCAGCGAACGAGGAAGAAAGGAAATCCAGTCAAAGAGGCAAGACACGAAACCAAGTCAATAATGAAGAGAAGGAGGTAATAGTATGTAATGAAGGAGTCACGTCCAGTCAAAGAAGCAGGTCAAGGAGTCGAGTTGGTAAGAAAGAGACGATCGGAGGAGGTAAGGAGGAAGGAATAGGAAAGTTTGTTCCGGGGCGAGAGCTTGGGAAATCAACTCTAGCCTCGGAGATAATCAGGACTTGTTCTCAAGGCTCGGTGGGGCGTTTGGACGCCACCGCGTCTAAAGGAAAGAGTGGCTCGACGGAAATGCTGAAACGGAGACTCAAAGATATGGACCGGCATTTGAACCTCGTGCCCATCAAATTGCAGAATAAAACCAGCGAGAGAACGATTGCCGGTGCGTTGCTCAAAGCGAAGAGGGCAGCTCTTCGGAAACCTTGGCAGCCTGACGTGTCAAGCAGAATGGATGTAGGAGGCGCGAATAAGTCACCAGCTTTGGAGTCCTTTAAAATGAAGCTGCAGGCAGCGTTAAGAGACTCGGTTGATAGTATACAGCGATTAGGAAATAGAGACATGTCCAAGCAATGTCGAGAGGCACCGAAGAACAGAGGAACATGTATGCAGAATCAGAAGGCTCCAGAGGGTGGAGGATCATCCATGCAGGATCTGGGGATTTTAGAAAGTGCAGGAGCTTGTGCACAGGATCGTGAAGCTGTACACGATGGAGGAATGCCTGCAAGGAACCAGGAAGCTTCAGAGAGACAGAATCGCGAAGCTCTGAAGAGTTTCGTAACATCGATGCAGAACCGGGTTGCGGCCGGCAAATCAAGAAGATCGACGATGGATCCCAGTCATTTCCCAATCATGCCTGACATAGAAGATATGAATGCAATCACATCAGAGATCGAAGCCCTTAAGTCACAACTGAAATTGACAATCCAGAGCTCTGAGGATGCCATCACCCGATTAGTAATCGATAGGGCTGCAATGCTGACAGCTAAGAACAGATCGCGATGTAGAACTGCGCAACCAGCAAAATCAACAGAACAACCATCGCTTTTGAGCACAACACGTTCTTCATCGGATCCCTCTTTGTTTAAGAGCGATTCCAAAAGCAATGAAACCAATAATGCTACGCGAATATCAACCCATGACAATCAAATGTTGGATACGGTGCCGGATACACCGCTAAATAACGCTAAATTGAGTCAAATCTTAACACAAATGTCCTACGCTACACCATCTGCCGACGCTTTATCGAATGGACAAACATCAGATTCTGATTTGGATCCGTTAAAGAGTAGAACCGCCGCAGGTAGATCCAGGAGCAAATCAATGAATCCAGATCCATCAATTTTTAGAATATACTCGTCAGTAGATGCAGTCCTAAGTAAACCGAAGCCGGAATTAGATTGCTTATTCGACTGCAGTCGAAACAATAGCCGAGGATATGACAGCAAACCAAAGGGAGCACCAAGGGCAGCGGAAGAAATTGCGAACGATAAGGAAGAGAAAACTATGACCAGAATAAATGCAACGAAACCATCGTCATTGGATACTGAGCCGTATCAAAATCTACCTGACGCTGAGCCAAGTGCAAGTCGACCGCATGCTATGCCTCGTCGAAGTCGATTTGTTGATAAATTAGATCCATGTCGGTCTGCCTCATCCAATCCTTCGGGGGGTCCAGCTATTAAAGATACTGATACAGACGAGGATAGGGAGAGACGGAGGATGAACAAAGCTAAGCGTTGTGCCTCCGTCGCACGAGAAAAAGGAGGTGCCTCTTCGCCCAAGAGGAAAAGAACTTCTTCCAATTCTGCATCACGCAAACCTCGATTAAAGACAAGAAAGAATTCGTCTCCGAGGAAATCATCTTCTGATGAAGAAAGGAAGATTCGCCGGGACAAACCAAAAGGTAGAGTCTTTAGTTCAGCGGTGAAGAGGAACAAGTCAGCTCCGCGCACCAAAGCCGTGCCAACCACAGTAAGGACCAAGAAACTGCTATCGGGCAGAAATTTTCTAGGGATTAAATCGAAAAAAACAAAGGATGCATCTTCAGCTTCATCGGTTGATAGCATATGGGATTTCACACCCAAAAGGAGCGTGGCCAACATGTTTGGTGGGAGAAGATCAAATGCCCAATTAAAGCTTGATTCGTCCAGAGCATCGATGCGTAGAGAGGCTAAAACAGCGGCTCATACTTCGGACAGCGATATAAGTGATGGAAAGGATAGAGCAGCGGCAGGGAGATCTAAAAGCAGAGCCACAATATCAACGGTATCATCGAAATCAAGTGATGAAAAGGATAGAGTAGCGGCAGGGAGATctaaaagcagatccacaataTCAACGGTATCATCGAAATCAAGTGATGAAAAGGATAGAGTAGCGGCAGGGAGATCTAAAAGCAGAGCCTCAATATCAACGGTATCATCGAAGAGTGATTCGGGGACATCAGGAAGTTTAAGGTCAACTTCAGTGAGGTCAGGAGATTCATTCAAATCCACACCATCGGACGATAGTACCCGTAGAACTAATTCCAAGTCTCCAGTCAGACAACGCTCAACGTCAACAAGAGAAACTAAAAGTGAGACCTCAGACTCTTCATACGAAAGGAGGGCGGATTCAACCTCAGCTTTATCAGAAGATTCGTCGATAAAAGGAGGAAAGTTTTTCTCGGATGATCAAATGATCGACTCTCAAACATGCGTGTGCTCAAAACGTTGCACTGTAGAAAAGTGTTCGCAGACGGAGTTGACGGGTTCGCAAATCGAAGTTAAAAAGCCATTCTCGACTTGCAGATCAAGGGATGCTCTGATGGCCTTGACGGCTAGAAAGCTCACGCCAAGCAGATCATCATGTTTGGCGGTAGATAACGTTGTTTCAGAGACCTCCAATAAGTTGCTGGACTCAGCTATATGCTTAGCAACACTTACATCGCAGATGAAGCGAATGAATAGGTGTGAAAAAGCTTGTTGTATGCCGTCCAAGTGTAAACGTTCAAGTTCGTCTAGATGCAAGGCCAGGTGTCCGCGTAAGTGTCCGTCTAAGTATTCGTCCAAGTGTTCTCGCGAGAGTTCGTCAAAATGCCCACCTACGGGTTTGTCTAAGTGCGCAAAACCGAAGAAATGTGCGATTGCGCCGGTCAGAGAATCGAAATTGCAAGCGCAATGCAGAAAGGCGGGCGCCTTGAGGTATGAACCAAATCACCAATCAGCGTTTAGTATGATGGATGAAGCGGACTGTGGGACTGCAAAAGCACCAATGACATGTCCCGTGAATGTAGGACCACGTAGAACAACAAGTCTGTTCATGCGGGACCCTGCATGTGCTCCGCAGGAATGCATTCCCATATCAGAGTATCAACTTCCTCCGTGTCAACTTCCTCCGTGTCAACTCCCTCCGCGTCAACTCCCGCCGTGTCAACTCCTGCCGTGTCAACTCCCACCGTGTCATCCTCCGCCGGGTCAGAGGACGTGCTTACCGCCGAATCAAGTAACTTTCGAACGGCAATACGGAACCTTCACCTCTAAGGAGGATAGTTTTCCACTTGGTGAAACCAGTTCATCTGAAAGCTAG
- the LOC109036903 gene encoding uncharacterized protein isoform X2 codes for MGWFRNLMFKIPGWYGVFGDWVPTAALVCGGIVCLVQFYYMFWIDRPLYEDFADFELLYGRYIFPSWVWLVSLALDTVLCVKAIWLIISMWRCSEKGVRNFVLVYLSVYLYHLIHWVSFVIGWATKEKQKSRWNQSKFGRPSLDRVNIMLLVWLVLHAIFFTIINTFYALMAGPADLPVCSDISSDEAINEQNRANSIIDKLMMRSESEERKSGRKSSCTTRYKSEHGFRDSSEASTIGESRKRRSRSLSEVTVEPVHGKSRGSKSKTRREESPTERRMVEVSKELEEEAQKRSRSTTAGSLAPGEMREKEKRGISRDRNRGRKAESKTHGASVSFENTPRIRSPDREEGRSRRSVTVALVNEATCKSVSQGRDSRKKGGRSARQSANEEERKSSQRGKTRNQVNNEEKEVIVCNEGVTSSQRSRSRSRVGKKETIGGGKEEGIGKFVPGRELGKSTLASEIIRTCSQGSVGRLDATASKGKSGSTEMLKRRLKDMDRHLNLVPIKLQNKTSERTIAGALLKAKRAALRKPWQPDVSSRMDVGGANKSPALESFKMKLQAALRDSVDSIQRLGNRDMSKQCREAPKNRGTCMQNQKAPEGGGSSMQDLGILESAGACAQDREAVHDGGMPARNQEASERQNREALKSFVTSMQNRVAAGKSRRSTMDPSHFPIMPDIEDMNAITSEIEALKSQLKLTIQSSEDAITRLVIDRAAMLTAKNRSRCRTAQPAKSTEQPSLLSTTRSSSDPSLFKSDSKSNETNNATRISTHDNQMLDTVPDTPLNNAKLSQILTQMSYATPSADALSNGQTSDSDLDPLKSRTAAGRSRSKSMNPDPSIFRIYSSVDAVLSKPKPELDCLFDCSRNNSRGYDSKPKGAPRAAEEIANDKEEKTMTRINATKPSSLDTEPYQNLPDAEPSASRPHAMPRRSRFVDKLDPCRSASSNPSGGPAIKDTDTDEDRERRRMNKAKRCASVAREKGGASSPKRKRTSSNSASRKPRLKTRKNSSPRKSSSDEERKIRRDKPKGRVFSSAVKRNKSAPRTKAVPTTVRTKKLLSGRNFLGIKSKKTKDASSASSVDSIWDFTPKRSVANMFGGRRSNAQLKLDSSRASMRREAKTAAHTSDSDISDGKDRAAAGRSKSRATISTVSSKSSDEKDRVAAGRSKSRSTISTVSSKSSDEKDRVAAGRSKSRASISTVSSKSDSGTSGSLRSTSVRSGDSFKSTPSDDSTRRTNSKSPVRQRSTSTRETKSETSDSSYERRADSTSALSEDSSIKGGKFFSDDQMIDSQTCVCSKRCTVEKCSQTELTGSQIEVKKPFSTCRSRDALMALTARKLTPSRSSCLAVDNVVSETSNKLLDSAICLATLTSQMKRMNRCEKACCMPSKCKRSSSSRCKARCPRKCPSKYSSKCSRESSSKCPPTGLSKCAKPKKCAIAPVRESKLQAQCRKAGALRYEPNHQSAFSMMDEADCGTAKAPMTCPVNVGPRRTTSLFMRDPACAPQECIPISEYQLPPCQLPPCQLPPRQLPPCQLLPCQLPPCHPPPGQRTCLPPNQVTFERQYGTFTSKEDSFPLGETSSSES; via the exons TGTTCGGAGAAAGGGGTACGGAACTTCGTTCTCGTTTATCTAAGTGTCTACTTGTACCACCTCATCCACTGGGTCTCGTTTGTCATCGGATGGGCcacgaaagaaaaacaaaagtctCGATGGAACCAAAGCAAGTTCGGAAGACCGTCGCTCGATCGCGTTAACATCATGCTCCTGGTATGGTTAG TGCTCCACGCTATCTTCTTCACGATAATCAACACTTTCTACGCCCTCATGGCCGGACCCGCCGACTTACCAGTTTGTTCGGATATTTCTTCGGATGAAGCAATAAACGAACAGAACAGAGCCAACAGCATCATCGACAAGCTCATGATGCGAAGCGAGTCCGAGGAAAGAAAGTCAGGTCGTAAATCGAGTTGCACGACGAGGTATAAGAGCGAACACGGATTCCGCGACTCATCGGAAGCTTCGACGATCGGCGAGTCGAGGAAGAGAAGGTCACGATCGCTCAGCGAGGTCACCGTCGAACCGGTTCACGGAAAGTCGCGAGGGAGCAAGTCGAAAACTAGAAGGGAGGAATCTCCAACGGAACGAAGGATGGTTGAAGTGTCGAAGGAGTTGGAGGAAGAAGCGCAGAAGAGGTCAAGGTCAACGACAGCCGGGTCTCTGGCGCCTGGTGAGATGCGGGAAAAAGAGAAGCGGGGCATTTCCCGGGATCGTAACAGAGGTCGCAAGGCGGAGAGTAAAACACACGGGGCCTCGGTTTCGTTCGAAAACACGCCTAGGATAAGGTCACCTGACAGGGAGGAAGGGCGATCCAGGAGAAGCGTCACAGTCGCACTGGTCAATGAAGCAACGTGTAAGTCCGTCAGCCAAGGTAGGGATTCGAGAAAGAAAGGAGGTAGGTCAGCCAGGCAGTCAGCGAACGAGGAAGAAAGGAAATCCAGTCAAAGAGGCAAGACACGAAACCAAGTCAATAATGAAGAGAAGGAGGTAATAGTATGTAATGAAGGAGTCACGTCCAGTCAAAGAAGCAGGTCAAGGAGTCGAGTTGGTAAGAAAGAGACGATCGGAGGAGGTAAGGAGGAAGGAATAGGAAAGTTTGTTCCGGGGCGAGAGCTTGGGAAATCAACTCTAGCCTCGGAGATAATCAGGACTTGTTCTCAAGGCTCGGTGGGGCGTTTGGACGCCACCGCGTCTAAAGGAAAGAGTGGCTCGACGGAAATGCTGAAACGGAGACTCAAAGATATGGACCGGCATTTGAACCTCGTGCCCATCAAATTGCAGAATAAAACCAGCGAGAGAACGATTGCCGGTGCGTTGCTCAAAGCGAAGAGGGCAGCTCTTCGGAAACCTTGGCAGCCTGACGTGTCAAGCAGAATGGATGTAGGAGGCGCGAATAAGTCACCAGCTTTGGAGTCCTTTAAAATGAAGCTGCAGGCAGCGTTAAGAGACTCGGTTGATAGTATACAGCGATTAGGAAATAGAGACATGTCCAAGCAATGTCGAGAGGCACCGAAGAACAGAGGAACATGTATGCAGAATCAGAAGGCTCCAGAGGGTGGAGGATCATCCATGCAGGATCTGGGGATTTTAGAAAGTGCAGGAGCTTGTGCACAGGATCGTGAAGCTGTACACGATGGAGGAATGCCTGCAAGGAACCAGGAAGCTTCAGAGAGACAGAATCGCGAAGCTCTGAAGAGTTTCGTAACATCGATGCAGAACCGGGTTGCGGCCGGCAAATCAAGAAGATCGACGATGGATCCCAGTCATTTCCCAATCATGCCTGACATAGAAGATATGAATGCAATCACATCAGAGATCGAAGCCCTTAAGTCACAACTGAAATTGACAATCCAGAGCTCTGAGGATGCCATCACCCGATTAGTAATCGATAGGGCTGCAATGCTGACAGCTAAGAACAGATCGCGATGTAGAACTGCGCAACCAGCAAAATCAACAGAACAACCATCGCTTTTGAGCACAACACGTTCTTCATCGGATCCCTCTTTGTTTAAGAGCGATTCCAAAAGCAATGAAACCAATAATGCTACGCGAATATCAACCCATGACAATCAAATGTTGGATACGGTGCCGGATACACCGCTAAATAACGCTAAATTGAGTCAAATCTTAACACAAATGTCCTACGCTACACCATCTGCCGACGCTTTATCGAATGGACAAACATCAGATTCTGATTTGGATCCGTTAAAGAGTAGAACCGCCGCAGGTAGATCCAGGAGCAAATCAATGAATCCAGATCCATCAATTTTTAGAATATACTCGTCAGTAGATGCAGTCCTAAGTAAACCGAAGCCGGAATTAGATTGCTTATTCGACTGCAGTCGAAACAATAGCCGAGGATATGACAGCAAACCAAAGGGAGCACCAAGGGCAGCGGAAGAAATTGCGAACGATAAGGAAGAGAAAACTATGACCAGAATAAATGCAACGAAACCATCGTCATTGGATACTGAGCCGTATCAAAATCTACCTGACGCTGAGCCAAGTGCAAGTCGACCGCATGCTATGCCTCGTCGAAGTCGATTTGTTGATAAATTAGATCCATGTCGGTCTGCCTCATCCAATCCTTCGGGGGGTCCAGCTATTAAAGATACTGATACAGACGAGGATAGGGAGAGACGGAGGATGAACAAAGCTAAGCGTTGTGCCTCCGTCGCACGAGAAAAAGGAGGTGCCTCTTCGCCCAAGAGGAAAAGAACTTCTTCCAATTCTGCATCACGCAAACCTCGATTAAAGACAAGAAAGAATTCGTCTCCGAGGAAATCATCTTCTGATGAAGAAAGGAAGATTCGCCGGGACAAACCAAAAGGTAGAGTCTTTAGTTCAGCGGTGAAGAGGAACAAGTCAGCTCCGCGCACCAAAGCCGTGCCAACCACAGTAAGGACCAAGAAACTGCTATCGGGCAGAAATTTTCTAGGGATTAAATCGAAAAAAACAAAGGATGCATCTTCAGCTTCATCGGTTGATAGCATATGGGATTTCACACCCAAAAGGAGCGTGGCCAACATGTTTGGTGGGAGAAGATCAAATGCCCAATTAAAGCTTGATTCGTCCAGAGCATCGATGCGTAGAGAGGCTAAAACAGCGGCTCATACTTCGGACAGCGATATAAGTGATGGAAAGGATAGAGCAGCGGCAGGGAGATCTAAAAGCAGAGCCACAATATCAACGGTATCATCGAAATCAAGTGATGAAAAGGATAGAGTAGCGGCAGGGAGATctaaaagcagatccacaataTCAACGGTATCATCGAAATCAAGTGATGAAAAGGATAGAGTAGCGGCAGGGAGATCTAAAAGCAGAGCCTCAATATCAACGGTATCATCGAAGAGTGATTCGGGGACATCAGGAAGTTTAAGGTCAACTTCAGTGAGGTCAGGAGATTCATTCAAATCCACACCATCGGACGATAGTACCCGTAGAACTAATTCCAAGTCTCCAGTCAGACAACGCTCAACGTCAACAAGAGAAACTAAAAGTGAGACCTCAGACTCTTCATACGAAAGGAGGGCGGATTCAACCTCAGCTTTATCAGAAGATTCGTCGATAAAAGGAGGAAAGTTTTTCTCGGATGATCAAATGATCGACTCTCAAACATGCGTGTGCTCAAAACGTTGCACTGTAGAAAAGTGTTCGCAGACGGAGTTGACGGGTTCGCAAATCGAAGTTAAAAAGCCATTCTCGACTTGCAGATCAAGGGATGCTCTGATGGCCTTGACGGCTAGAAAGCTCACGCCAAGCAGATCATCATGTTTGGCGGTAGATAACGTTGTTTCAGAGACCTCCAATAAGTTGCTGGACTCAGCTATATGCTTAGCAACACTTACATCGCAGATGAAGCGAATGAATAGGTGTGAAAAAGCTTGTTGTATGCCGTCCAAGTGTAAACGTTCAAGTTCGTCTAGATGCAAGGCCAGGTGTCCGCGTAAGTGTCCGTCTAAGTATTCGTCCAAGTGTTCTCGCGAGAGTTCGTCAAAATGCCCACCTACGGGTTTGTCTAAGTGCGCAAAACCGAAGAAATGTGCGATTGCGCCGGTCAGAGAATCGAAATTGCAAGCGCAATGCAGAAAGGCGGGCGCCTTGAGGTATGAACCAAATCACCAATCAGCGTTTAGTATGATGGATGAAGCGGACTGTGGGACTGCAAAAGCACCAATGACATGTCCCGTGAATGTAGGACCACGTAGAACAACAAGTCTGTTCATGCGGGACCCTGCATGTGCTCCGCAGGAATGCATTCCCATATCAGAGTATCAACTTCCTCCGTGTCAACTTCCTCCGTGTCAACTCCCTCCGCGTCAACTCCCGCCGTGTCAACTCCTGCCGTGTCAACTCCCACCGTGTCATCCTCCGCCGGGTCAGAGGACGTGCTTACCGCCGAATCAAGTAACTTTCGAACGGCAATACGGAACCTTCACCTCTAAGGAGGATAGTTTTCCACTTGGTGAAACCAGTTCATCTGAAAGCTAG